AAGTGACCTACACTCGGAAACCTTCTCACTTTCCCCTTGGATCACATGTATTTTTAACCCGGTTTGGCCATCACTATGTGTGGTATACATTCTTTTTTGCTGCGTAGGTAACGGGGAATTCCTAGGAATAATTATTTCCGAAATGCCCCCCATAAGTTCTATCCCTAAGGAAAGAGGTGTAACATCAAGAAGGATATTGTCGCTTCCATAAGTTAAAGCTTCAGCCTGAATAGCAGCCCCCAGAGCTACAATTTCTTCAGGGTTGATTGTATCTAACGGCTTCTTATCGAAAGCTTGAGTTAAAGCCGCTTTAACATAAGGAACTCTGGTAGATCCGCCGACCAGAATGATTTCACTAATATCGTTAACCTCAATTTCCGCTTGCTTTAAAACATTCTTAAATATTTTAATTGTCTTACTGATATAAGGCTTAATTAAATTATTAAACTCAATTTGAGAAAGAGAATATTTTTGATTTAAAATTTCACCTTGCCAGTGAGTGTTATCAGTTAAATATTCTTTTATCTTTCTTGCTTCCCGTAGGTAAACCTGAAGGCTATTAATATCAAGCTTCTGATCGGTAAAATAGGTTATAATTTCTTTATCAAGCTCATCTCCGCCGAGCTCAACATCTCCACCCGTAGCTAAAACCTGGAAAATTCCTTTCTCAAGTCTAAGTATAGAAACATCAAAAGTACCACCCCCGAAATCATATACGGCAAAAATTCCTGATTCATTTTTATCTAAGCTATAAGCAATGGCTGCAGCCGTCGGCTCATTTAATAGCCTTAAAACTTTAAGGCCGACAATTTGCGCGGCATTCTTAGTGGCTACACGTGCAGCATCATCGAAATATGCCGGAACAGTTATTACCGCATTTTCTACCTTTTCTCCCAAATATTCTTCTGCTCTTCTTTTTAATTCTTTTAAAATCTCAGCAGAAATTTCAATCGGGTCTTTAACAGTATTATTAATATTAAGTTGAATTAAGTTTTGGTTAGAATTCTGATTAATATCATATGGCAGATGCAAACCTTTGATATCTTCTATTCCTCTCCCCATCAATCTTTTTATTGAAGAGATATATGTGCTGTGGTTTAAAGCATCATTTCCCACGTAGCTGCGGTTATTATCAAAAGCGACTATAGAAGGTAAAATTTTTTCACCGCTCATCTTATCTGCAATTATTACAGGTTGCCGGTTCGAAGAAACTGCCGCCAATGAATTAGTTGTACCTAAATCAATACCTATGCTTTTACCGATCGGGTAGCTTTCTGTTTCTCCCGGCTCTTGAATATCAAATAGTATCATTTATTAAAT
The endosymbiont of Acanthamoeba sp. UWC8 DNA segment above includes these coding regions:
- the hscA gene encoding Fe-S protein assembly chaperone HscA; the protein is MILFDIQEPGETESYPIGKSIGIDLGTTNSLAAVSSNRQPVIIADKMSGEKILPSIVAFDNNRSYVGNDALNHSTYISSIKRLMGRGIEDIKGLHLPYDINQNSNQNLIQLNINNTVKDPIEISAEILKELKRRAEEYLGEKVENAVITVPAYFDDAARVATKNAAQIVGLKVLRLLNEPTAAAIAYSLDKNESGIFAVYDFGGGTFDVSILRLEKGIFQVLATGGDVELGGDELDKEIITYFTDQKLDINSLQVYLREARKIKEYLTDNTHWQGEILNQKYSLSQIEFNNLIKPYISKTIKIFKNVLKQAEIEVNDISEIILVGGSTRVPYVKAALTQAFDKKPLDTINPEEIVALGAAIQAEALTYGSDNILLDVTPLSLGIELMGGISEIIIPRNSPLPTQQKRMYTTHSDGQTGLKIHVIQGESEKVSECRSLAHFELKGLPQLPAGEPRIEITFKIDADGILTVTAYEKLTETKQEIEIKPAYGLKEEEVLSLLQKNNVI